A region of Planktomarina temperata RCA23 DNA encodes the following proteins:
- the coxB gene encoding cytochrome c oxidase subunit II, translating into MRILTSLLSAALVTLAGVAQAQENFQGLETIGKPEPKGMGFQFPATELMRDLVWLDNFLLVIITVISVFVTCLLAYAAFKFHRSRNDTPGTFTHHSVLEVAWTVVPVGILVVIGAFSLPILFKQQEIPEADITIKVTGYQWYWGYEYVDHDFGFDSVMLQKDELADYGYAPDEYLLATDTAVVVPVGATVVMQLTGADVIHSWTIPAFGVKQDAVPGRLAELWFAAEKEGVYFGQCSELCGQAHAYMPITVKVVSQEQYDAWLSSTIEELAGVPQSVQVASN; encoded by the coding sequence ATGCGAATTCTTACGTCTCTGTTAAGCGCGGCACTGGTCACTTTGGCTGGCGTTGCTCAAGCACAAGAAAATTTCCAAGGATTGGAAACCATCGGCAAGCCGGAGCCCAAGGGCATGGGCTTTCAATTTCCGGCGACGGAATTGATGCGCGATCTTGTTTGGCTCGACAATTTCTTGTTGGTCATCATCACAGTGATTTCTGTCTTTGTGACCTGTTTGCTGGCCTATGCTGCGTTCAAGTTCCACCGCAGCCGCAACGACACGCCAGGCACTTTTACCCACCATTCGGTTCTCGAAGTGGCTTGGACGGTCGTTCCGGTTGGTATTTTGGTTGTGATTGGTGCGTTCTCGCTGCCAATTTTGTTTAAGCAGCAAGAAATCCCAGAAGCCGACATCACCATCAAAGTCACCGGGTACCAGTGGTATTGGGGCTATGAATATGTCGATCATGACTTTGGTTTTGACAGCGTGATGCTGCAAAAAGATGAACTGGCCGATTATGGCTATGCGCCCGATGAATATTTGCTGGCCACCGATACAGCCGTTGTTGTGCCCGTTGGCGCGACCGTTGTGATGCAGCTGACCGGCGCTGATGTGATTCACTCTTGGACCATTCCTGCCTTTGGCGTGAAACAAGATGCGGTTCCCGGACGTTTGGCTGAGCTGTGGTTTGCGGCAGAGAAAGAGGGCGTTTACTTCGGTCAGTGCTCTGAGCTCTGCGGCCAGGCCCATGCCTATATGCCAATCACTGTAAAAGTGGTGAGCCAAGAGCAATATGACGCATGGCTTTCCAGCACGATAGAAGAACTCGCTGGCGTGCCACAATCGGTTCAAGTGGCATCAAACTAA
- a CDS encoding M16 family metallopeptidase, translating to MTVQTHRLKNGFRIVTEHMPGLKSASVGIWVNAGGRHERIEQNGIAHFLEHMAFKGTARRSSVQIAEAIEDVGGYINAYTSREMTAYYARVLQGDVPLALDVISDIVLNSVFDPAEIEVERGVILSEIGQALDTPDDIIFDWLQEVSYPGQAIGRSILGPEERVAHFQKTDLSQFVREHYSPDQMVLAAAGAVDHAEILRQCEDIFGDLTARAQAQVTPAQFQGGEMRRVKDLEQAHFALSFESPNYKDPDIYTAQIFSSAFGGGMSSRLFQEVREKRGLCYSIFASAGAYCDTGTMTLYAGTSGDKLADLAHITVDELKRAAEDMSEVEVARARAQMKAGMLMGLESPSARAERLARMISIWDRIPVLDEVVAQIDAVSVEAVRGYAGAMSGGAPAAMALYGPVSDAPDIAALQARLVA from the coding sequence TTGACCGTCCAAACCCATCGCCTGAAAAATGGCTTTCGCATCGTCACCGAGCATATGCCGGGGCTGAAATCTGCCTCTGTCGGCATATGGGTCAACGCCGGCGGCCGCCATGAGCGCATTGAACAAAATGGCATTGCGCATTTTCTTGAGCATATGGCTTTTAAGGGGACAGCGCGGCGCAGTTCGGTGCAAATTGCTGAGGCGATTGAGGATGTGGGCGGGTATATCAATGCCTATACCAGCCGCGAGATGACCGCCTATTATGCCCGGGTATTGCAGGGCGATGTGCCTTTGGCCCTGGATGTGATTTCAGATATTGTGCTCAATTCGGTTTTTGATCCGGCGGAGATTGAAGTTGAGCGTGGGGTCATCCTCTCTGAGATCGGCCAAGCGCTGGATACTCCAGATGATATCATCTTTGATTGGCTGCAAGAGGTCTCTTATCCCGGTCAGGCCATTGGGAGATCAATTCTAGGGCCAGAGGAGCGGGTGGCTCACTTTCAAAAAACGGACCTGTCGCAATTTGTCCGTGAGCATTATAGCCCCGATCAAATGGTTCTGGCGGCGGCCGGAGCGGTGGATCATGCGGAAATTTTGCGTCAATGTGAGGATATTTTTGGCGATTTGACCGCGCGGGCGCAGGCACAGGTGACGCCGGCGCAATTTCAGGGTGGGGAAATGCGCCGTGTGAAAGATCTTGAGCAGGCGCATTTTGCTTTGTCCTTTGAAAGCCCGAATTACAAAGATCCCGATATCTACACGGCACAGATTTTTTCGTCAGCTTTCGGCGGTGGCATGTCGTCCCGGCTGTTTCAAGAGGTGCGCGAAAAGCGTGGCCTGTGCTATTCTATTTTTGCCAGCGCTGGCGCCTATTGCGACACGGGCACAATGACACTCTATGCTGGGACCTCTGGCGATAAGCTGGCGGATTTGGCGCATATCACCGTAGATGAGCTGAAACGTGCGGCGGAAGATATGAGCGAAGTTGAAGTTGCCCGGGCACGGGCTCAGATGAAGGCGGGCATGTTGATGGGGCTGGAAAGCCCCTCTGCGCGGGCGGAGCGTCTGGCACGGATGATCTCGATTTGGGATCGTATCCCTGTTTTGGACGAGGTTGTGGCGCAAATTGATGCGGTCAGCGTGGAGGCCGTGCGCGGCTATGCGGGAGCGATGTCAGGCGGTGCGCCCGCGGCTATGGCGCTTTACGGACCGGTGAGCGATGCGCCCGACATTGCGGCACTGCAGGCCAGATTGGTGGCGTGA
- a CDS encoding GNAT family N-acetyltransferase, with product MFARNSKPVCETDRLILRLPQHNDFRAWVDLRSDSRDFLSPWDPVWSEEHLTRRNFTARVYWAQRAVKNGSGCPLFLVRKTDQALVGAVTLDNIRRGPAQAGTLGYWTGERFARQGYMREAVTGLVAHAFRKLDLSRIEAACLPENQASRGLLESCGFKYEGVAQSYLQIAGRWRTHVLYAAIRFDRRGKTEAG from the coding sequence ATGTTTGCCCGTAATTCCAAGCCTGTGTGCGAGACGGACCGGCTGATCCTGCGGTTGCCTCAACACAATGACTTCCGCGCTTGGGTGGATCTGCGCAGCGACAGTCGCGATTTCCTGTCTCCTTGGGACCCGGTTTGGTCAGAGGAGCATTTGACCCGGCGAAACTTTACGGCGCGTGTGTATTGGGCACAGCGCGCGGTCAAAAATGGTTCGGGTTGCCCTTTGTTTTTGGTTCGCAAGACCGATCAGGCGCTGGTCGGGGCGGTCACATTGGACAATATCCGCAGAGGCCCGGCTCAGGCGGGCACTTTGGGATATTGGACCGGCGAGAGATTCGCGCGTCAGGGCTATATGCGCGAGGCGGTCACCGGGCTGGTGGCCCATGCGTTTCGCAAGCTGGATCTTAGCCGAATTGAAGCGGCCTGCTTGCCGGAAAACCAAGCCTCACGCGGTTTGCTGGAGAGCTGCGGCTTTAAATATGAAGGCGTGGCGCAGAGTTATTTGCAAATCGCGGGGCGCTGGCGCACCCATGTGCTTTATGCCGCGATCCGCTTTGACCGACGCGGAAAAACAGAGGCGGGCTAA
- a CDS encoding SulP family inorganic anion transporter — protein MSRVSLAASAVKSSFASFNLSAGEPLTPGRIRIELLAGLTVALALVPEAVAFAFVAGVHPLVGLYAAFIVGLITALIGGRPGMISGATGALAVVMVALVAQHGVEYLFATVVLMGLIQIFVGIMKWGKFIRLVPHPVMLGFVNGLAIVIFLAQMTQFKVPGSVVNTGQGMSSGEWLSGLPMLVMLGLVALTMVIVWGMPKLTKAVPAPLAGIGIVAVIVIAFGIDVPRVGDLASIEGGLPQFHIPSVPVTLETFWIILPYAGILAAIGLIESLLTLNLVGDITNKRGGASQESIAQGIANTVTGFFGGMGGCAMIGQSMINVKSGGRTRIAGIAAALFLLAFIVVASPLIEQIPLAALVGVMFMVVIGTFAWNSLMIMRKVPLTDAFVIILVTAVTVMTDLAIAVVVGVIVSALAYAWQNATRIHANRAIESDGTKVYKIRGPLFFGSSEGFSELFTPYEDPQTVIVDFADSRVADQSALQAIEALALKYEEAGKRIQLRHLSKDCHYLLSKAGHLIVDSDDDPDYQIAVDYGVRTGILAAGH, from the coding sequence ATGTCTCGTGTTTCATTGGCTGCATCAGCGGTCAAATCTTCTTTTGCCAGTTTTAACTTGAGCGCCGGGGAGCCGTTGACCCCGGGCCGGATCCGGATCGAGCTGTTGGCCGGTCTCACTGTGGCTTTGGCGCTGGTGCCTGAGGCGGTGGCCTTTGCCTTTGTCGCTGGGGTGCACCCTTTGGTTGGGCTTTATGCCGCCTTCATCGTTGGCCTTATCACCGCCCTGATCGGTGGTCGCCCTGGTATGATTTCCGGTGCAACGGGCGCTCTGGCGGTGGTTATGGTGGCGCTTGTGGCGCAGCACGGGGTCGAATATCTTTTTGCAACCGTGGTGCTTATGGGGCTTATTCAAATTTTTGTTGGCATCATGAAATGGGGCAAATTCATTCGGCTTGTGCCGCATCCAGTGATGCTGGGTTTCGTGAATGGCTTGGCCATCGTCATTTTCCTCGCGCAGATGACCCAGTTCAAAGTGCCGGGATCTGTGGTCAACACCGGGCAGGGCATGTCGAGCGGGGAGTGGCTTTCGGGCCTGCCTATGTTGGTTATGCTGGGGCTGGTCGCGCTGACCATGGTGATCGTCTGGGGCATGCCCAAGCTGACCAAAGCCGTTCCGGCCCCTTTGGCTGGCATTGGCATCGTGGCGGTGATTGTGATTGCCTTTGGCATTGACGTACCGCGCGTTGGCGATTTGGCCAGTATTGAGGGCGGTTTGCCGCAGTTTCATATCCCCAGCGTACCTGTGACGTTGGAAACTTTTTGGATTATCCTGCCCTATGCGGGCATTCTGGCTGCCATTGGGCTTATTGAAAGCCTGCTGACGCTCAATCTTGTGGGGGACATCACCAATAAGCGGGGCGGTGCGAGCCAAGAGAGCATCGCGCAGGGCATTGCGAACACTGTCACCGGGTTTTTTGGGGGCATGGGGGGCTGCGCTATGATCGGTCAATCGATGATCAATGTGAAATCTGGTGGCCGCACGCGGATTGCGGGCATCGCGGCGGCGCTGTTCCTCTTGGCTTTTATCGTTGTCGCCTCGCCCTTAATCGAACAAATTCCGCTGGCAGCCTTGGTCGGCGTGATGTTCATGGTTGTGATCGGAACATTTGCTTGGAACAGTTTGATGATCATGCGCAAAGTGCCGTTGACGGATGCTTTTGTGATCATTCTGGTGACGGCCGTGACGGTGATGACTGACCTTGCCATCGCGGTTGTGGTTGGGGTTATTGTCTCAGCGCTGGCCTATGCTTGGCAAAACGCCACCCGCATCCATGCGAACCGCGCGATTGAGAGTGATGGCACCAAGGTTTACAAAATCCGCGGCCCGCTGTTCTTTGGCTCGTCGGAGGGGTTTTCAGAGCTGTTTACCCCATATGAGGATCCGCAGACCGTCATCGTCGATTTTGCCGACAGCCGGGTTGCCGATCAATCGGCGCTGCAGGCGATTGAGGCCTTGGCGCTGAAATATGAAGAGGCGGGCAAGCGCATCCAACTGCGTCACCTAAGCAAAGATTGCCATTACCTGCTAAGCAAGGCCGGGCATCTGATCGTCGACAGTGACGATGACCCCGATTATCAAATCGCCGTGGATTACGGCGTGCGCACGGGCATTTTGGCCGCCGGGCATTAG
- the thrC gene encoding threonine synthase → MKYISTRGNAPVLSFEEAMLSGLARDGGLYVPQNIPQMSANDIAALAGQPYEEIAFRVMKPFVGDCFSDSELMDAITTAYASFGHAARAPLVQLGPNHHLLELFHGPTLAFKDFAMQLIGQLFQKALARRGEQVTIVGATSGDTGSAAIEAFRGLDAANVFILFPNGRVSEVQRRQMTTPVEANVHAIAMEGTFDTCQAMLKDMFNDFEFRDGVKLAGVNSINWARVLAQVVYYFSAATSLGAPHRKISFTVPTGNFGDIFAGYIAKRMGLPIDRLVIATNRNDILHRAINTGRYDTDQVFPTITPSMDIEVSSNFERALFDAYDRDGAAVAQLMGEMKQGGFGISQGALQALRAHFDSGRSSDEQTSATIQSFFAATGEVLCPHSAVGVKVAEEHLGSSPMVTLATAHPAKFPDAVEAAMGLRPALPRWLADLFDRDERVTEMPNDLQLMKSLVRERIAL, encoded by the coding sequence ATGAAATACATCTCAACCCGCGGGAATGCGCCTGTTTTATCATTCGAAGAGGCCATGTTGAGTGGACTGGCGCGGGACGGCGGGCTTTACGTGCCGCAAAACATCCCGCAGATGAGTGCCAACGATATTGCGGCGCTGGCCGGCCAACCCTATGAGGAGATCGCTTTTCGCGTGATGAAGCCCTTTGTGGGCGATTGTTTCAGCGATTCCGAGTTGATGGATGCGATTACAACGGCCTATGCGAGTTTTGGCCATGCCGCACGTGCGCCATTGGTGCAATTGGGTCCAAACCATCATCTGCTTGAGCTGTTCCATGGCCCAACGCTGGCCTTTAAGGATTTTGCCATGCAGCTGATTGGTCAGCTGTTTCAAAAGGCACTCGCCCGGCGCGGCGAGCAGGTGACCATCGTCGGAGCCACCTCTGGCGACACCGGGTCGGCTGCGATTGAGGCTTTTCGCGGCTTGGATGCCGCCAATGTATTTATTCTCTTTCCCAATGGCCGGGTCTCAGAGGTGCAGCGCCGCCAAATGACCACACCGGTCGAGGCCAATGTCCACGCCATTGCAATGGAGGGCACATTTGACACCTGCCAAGCCATGCTCAAAGATATGTTCAACGACTTTGAATTCCGCGATGGGGTGAAACTGGCTGGGGTCAACTCAATCAACTGGGCCCGGGTTTTGGCGCAAGTGGTATATTATTTTAGCGCCGCAACCAGCCTAGGCGCCCCGCACCGTAAGATCTCCTTCACCGTCCCCACGGGTAACTTTGGAGATATTTTTGCCGGCTATATCGCCAAGCGCATGGGGCTGCCGATTGACCGTTTGGTGATTGCCACCAACCGAAATGACATCTTGCACCGCGCCATAAACACCGGACGCTATGACACCGATCAAGTCTTTCCGACCATTACCCCCTCCATGGATATCGAAGTGTCCTCGAATTTTGAGCGGGCGCTCTTTGATGCCTATGACCGAGATGGCGCTGCTGTGGCGCAGCTGATGGGAGAGATGAAGCAGGGCGGTTTCGGCATCAGCCAGGGGGCCTTACAAGCCTTGCGCGCGCATTTTGACAGTGGCCGCAGCTCCGATGAGCAAACCAGCGCCACCATCCAAAGCTTCTTTGCCGCCACCGGCGAAGTGCTCTGTCCGCATTCCGCCGTCGGGGTGAAAGTGGCCGAGGAACATTTGGGAAGCTCTCCGATGGTCACGCTGGCAACGGCACATCCGGCAAAATTTCCGGACGCTGTGGAAGCGGCCATGGGCCTGCGGCCCGCGTTGCCACGTTGGTTGGCTGATTTGTTTGACCGCGATGAGCGCGTGACCGAAATGCCCAATGATTTGCAACTTATGAAATCTCTAGTTCGCGAGCGTATAGCCCTTTGA
- a CDS encoding cytochrome c oxidase assembly protein, with protein sequence MTPKTKTLTQTLSVVVLMGSLAWASVPFYDWFCRVTGFGGVTGTADLGSETILDETIKIRFDASVDKDMKWRFKPVERTMELKIGETGLAFYEAYNPTDRPIAGSASYNVTPYQAGGFFTKIDCFCFEEQLLMPRERVQMPVTFYVDPEIVDDTEGKYIHTITLSYTFHEIDLPEAQAALQIDTPIKRN encoded by the coding sequence GTGACGCCAAAGACCAAAACCCTCACCCAAACTTTGTCTGTTGTGGTGCTGATGGGGAGCCTGGCTTGGGCCAGTGTGCCCTTTTATGACTGGTTTTGCCGGGTTACAGGCTTTGGCGGTGTGACAGGCACGGCCGATTTGGGCAGCGAGACGATCTTGGATGAAACCATCAAGATTCGCTTTGACGCCTCTGTCGACAAAGACATGAAATGGCGCTTCAAACCCGTTGAACGCACGATGGAATTGAAAATCGGTGAAACCGGTCTGGCCTTTTATGAGGCCTATAATCCCACCGACCGGCCCATTGCCGGATCGGCCAGCTATAATGTCACCCCCTACCAAGCGGGCGGCTTTTTCACCAAAATCGATTGTTTTTGCTTCGAAGAGCAGCTGTTGATGCCTCGTGAGCGGGTCCAGATGCCCGTGACTTTCTATGTTGATCCTGAAATTGTGGATGACACAGAAGGTAAGTATATCCATACGATTACTTTATCGTATACGTTCCACGAAATTGATTTGCCTGAGGCGCAGGCTGCGTTGCAGATCGATACACCCATAAAACGAAACTAA
- a CDS encoding S-methyl-5'-thioadenosine phosphorylase, producing MSKTKIGVIGGSGIYEIDGLQNPKWQQVESPWGTASDELLTGELDGVEMVFLPRHGRGHVHAPSDVPYRANIDALKRLGVTDVISVSACGSFRDAMAPGHFVIVDQFIDRTRQRASSFFSSGCVGHVSLAHPTCPRLSAACAEAARAEGITVHEGGTYLAMEGPQFSTLAESRMYRESWGADVIGMTNMPEAKLAREAELCYASVAMITDYDSWHPDHGEVDVTDIIKTLMGNSAQAKGMVARLPQLLGETRDACPHGCDRALECAILTAPDARDPVLVGKLDAVAGRVLR from the coding sequence ATGAGCAAAACAAAAATTGGCGTGATTGGTGGCTCCGGGATTTACGAAATTGACGGGTTGCAAAACCCCAAATGGCAACAGGTCGAGAGCCCTTGGGGCACAGCTTCCGATGAGCTGCTCACCGGAGAGTTGGACGGTGTCGAAATGGTGTTTTTGCCGCGACACGGGCGCGGCCATGTCCACGCCCCCAGTGATGTGCCCTATCGCGCCAATATTGACGCTCTAAAACGGCTTGGGGTCACAGATGTCATCTCTGTGAGCGCCTGCGGCTCGTTTCGCGATGCGATGGCACCGGGGCATTTTGTGATTGTGGATCAATTTATTGATCGCACGCGGCAGCGCGCCAGCTCCTTCTTCTCCAGCGGTTGCGTGGGTCATGTCAGCCTCGCCCATCCCACCTGCCCGCGGCTATCGGCGGCCTGCGCTGAGGCGGCAAGGGCGGAGGGGATCACCGTGCATGAGGGTGGCACATATCTCGCAATGGAAGGGCCGCAATTTTCGACCCTGGCTGAAAGCCGCATGTACCGTGAAAGCTGGGGGGCGGATGTGATCGGGATGACCAATATGCCAGAGGCAAAACTCGCGCGCGAAGCCGAGTTATGCTATGCCTCTGTGGCCATGATCACTGACTATGACAGCTGGCACCCAGACCATGGGGAGGTCGATGTGACGGATATCATCAAAACCCTCATGGGCAATTCAGCGCAGGCCAAGGGGATGGTGGCGCGCCTGCCGCAGCTATTGGGTGAAACCCGCGACGCCTGCCCGCATGGCTGCGATAGGGCGCTGGAATGTGCCATACTCACCGCCCCAGACGCCCGTGACCCTGTTTTGGTCGGCAAGCTCGATGCGGTGGCCGGGCGGGTTTTGCGCTAA
- a CDS encoding adenine phosphoribosyltransferase, with protein sequence MKTVKDYIRTIPDFPHEGIMFRDVTTLFADPRGLRLAIDQLLHPYAGVQVDKIVGLEARGFILGGAIAHQLGKGFVPIRKQGKLPGKTLSQAYTLEYGEAVMEIHEDAIEAGEKVLVVDDLLATGGTAVAGLKLLERLGADVIGCAFVIDLPDLGGRRVLEGLDMPVHCLCSYEGV encoded by the coding sequence ATGAAGACCGTGAAAGACTATATCCGTACCATCCCTGATTTCCCCCATGAGGGGATCATGTTCCGCGATGTCACCACACTTTTTGCCGACCCGCGCGGCCTGCGTTTGGCGATTGATCAGCTGCTGCACCCCTATGCAGGTGTCCAGGTGGATAAAATCGTCGGCCTTGAGGCCCGCGGTTTCATTCTTGGCGGTGCGATTGCCCACCAACTGGGAAAAGGTTTTGTCCCAATCCGCAAGCAGGGCAAGCTGCCCGGCAAAACCCTGTCACAGGCCTACACATTGGAATATGGCGAAGCGGTGATGGAAATCCATGAAGACGCGATTGAAGCGGGTGAAAAGGTTTTGGTGGTTGATGATCTTTTGGCCACGGGCGGCACCGCGGTGGCGGGCCTAAAGCTCTTGGAGCGTCTCGGCGCCGATGTCATCGGATGCGCGTTTGTTATTGATCTGCCAGATCTTGGCGGCCGACGTGTTCTGGAGGGTCTAGACATGCCGGTCCATTGCCTCTGCTCTTACGAGGGCGTTTAG
- a CDS encoding SURF1 family protein, with product MQLPFLHFEGDEMRYWGMILLGAVGTAVLLGLGVWQLQRLAWKTEILAQIERKILAPAIDIPAQVAPATHDLLPVRGTGQYIGDHTVRVLVSQKIYGAGYRLINAFELSDGRKIIVDRGFASVRADMPAIPEGSGQVTGNLQWPQEIDSFTPDNDLAANIWFARDVRALSAYLQTEPILLVLRSSSFAGDAATPLPKMSANIPNDHLNYALTWFSLALIWLGMSGYFLYRSRNIKT from the coding sequence GTGCAGCTGCCCTTTTTGCACTTTGAAGGGGATGAAATGCGGTATTGGGGCATGATCTTATTGGGCGCAGTGGGCACGGCTGTCTTATTGGGGCTGGGCGTCTGGCAATTGCAGCGCTTGGCCTGGAAAACCGAAATTCTGGCGCAGATTGAGCGCAAGATTTTGGCGCCCGCCATTGATATTCCCGCCCAGGTCGCGCCTGCCACCCATGATCTTCTGCCCGTGCGTGGCACAGGGCAATATATCGGAGATCACACGGTCCGTGTCCTCGTGTCGCAAAAAATATATGGTGCAGGCTATAGATTGATCAATGCCTTTGAGCTGAGTGATGGCCGTAAGATCATAGTGGATCGTGGGTTTGCATCGGTGCGCGCCGATATGCCTGCGATACCTGAGGGATCTGGCCAAGTGACGGGCAACCTGCAGTGGCCACAGGAAATTGACAGCTTTACCCCTGACAATGATCTTGCAGCGAACATATGGTTTGCCCGAGATGTGCGCGCATTATCCGCGTATTTGCAGACTGAGCCAATCTTATTGGTGCTGCGGAGCAGCAGCTTTGCCGGTGACGCGGCCACACCCTTGCCGAAAATGAGTGCCAATATCCCAAATGACCATCTCAATTATGCGCTGACCTGGTTTTCTTTGGCATTAATCTGGCTTGGAATGTCTGGATATTTCCTTTACCGATCCCGTAACATCAAAACTTAG
- a CDS encoding cytochrome c oxidase subunit 3 — MAHEKNHDYHILPPSVNPLLGSLSALVMLTGAILWMHDNGPYIFLAGFVGVLYIMYAWWSEVVAESHVGDHTPVVQIGLRYGFILFIMSEIMFFSAWFWSFFKHQLYPMYEYVGTEYVKPEFHQINAFELPLINTLLLLISGCAATWAHHALVHDNNRKDLRMGLILAIAFGAVFTAFQVYEYHELLVVDGWTFSGEITFANFFMATGFHGMHVLIGTIFLLVCLIRANKGHFTPQSHVGFEAAAWYWHFVDVVWLFLFAAVYLWAG; from the coding sequence ATGGCACATGAAAAGAACCACGATTATCACATCCTTCCCCCTTCGGTGAACCCGCTTCTGGGCTCATTGTCGGCTTTGGTGATGCTGACAGGGGCGATCCTCTGGATGCATGACAACGGACCCTACATCTTCTTGGCCGGCTTTGTTGGCGTGCTCTACATCATGTACGCATGGTGGAGCGAAGTTGTGGCTGAAAGCCATGTGGGCGATCACACGCCCGTTGTGCAAATTGGCCTGCGCTATGGGTTCATCTTGTTCATTATGTCTGAAATCATGTTCTTCTCGGCTTGGTTCTGGAGCTTCTTTAAGCATCAGCTGTATCCGATGTATGAATATGTCGGCACGGAATATGTGAAGCCCGAGTTTCACCAAATCAACGCCTTCGAATTGCCCTTGATCAACACGCTTCTGCTTTTGATCTCAGGATGTGCCGCCACCTGGGCCCACCACGCTTTGGTGCATGACAACAACCGCAAAGACCTGCGCATGGGGTTGATCCTGGCGATTGCTTTTGGCGCTGTTTTCACAGCATTTCAGGTCTATGAGTACCATGAATTGCTGGTTGTTGATGGCTGGACGTTCTCTGGTGAGATCACCTTCGCCAACTTCTTTATGGCCACAGGCTTCCACGGCATGCATGTTCTGATTGGGACAATCTTCCTGCTGGTCTGTTTGATCCGCGCCAACAAGGGTCATTTCACACCGCAAAGCCATGTGGGTTTTGAGGCTGCAGCCTGGTATTGGCACTTCGTGGATGTGGTTTGGCTCTTTTTGTTCGCAGCCGTCTATCTTTGGGCTGGCTAA
- the cyoE gene encoding heme o synthase, producing the protein MVTVADHNAEYDPVFGDYVALLKPRVMSLVVFTAFVGLMAAPVSLHPVEAFCAILFIAIGGGASGSLNMWWDADIDAIMRRTKSRPIPSGRISLDAALGLGVALSGLSVLMLGLAANWHAAAWLAFTIFFYAVIYTIWLKRVTPQNIVIGGAAGAFPPLIGWVSATGSVSVEAVLMFALIFMWTPPHFWALALFMRSDYDDADVPMLTVTHGRPATRRHILAYAVLQAALAIGLAFTSIGGVIYLIVALICNVIVLKDAVHIWRRDELASEADNFKVERAFFKFSLLYLFVHFLAILAEALLAPYGLGGWS; encoded by the coding sequence ATGGTGACGGTGGCAGATCATAACGCAGAGTACGATCCGGTGTTTGGCGACTATGTGGCCTTACTCAAGCCGCGTGTCATGTCGTTGGTGGTGTTCACAGCCTTCGTTGGGTTGATGGCCGCGCCTGTGAGCTTGCACCCGGTTGAGGCCTTTTGTGCGATCTTATTCATCGCCATTGGCGGCGGCGCATCGGGCTCTTTGAATATGTGGTGGGATGCGGATATTGACGCGATTATGCGTCGCACAAAATCCCGCCCCATTCCATCGGGGCGTATCTCGCTCGATGCGGCATTGGGGCTGGGGGTGGCTTTGTCTGGTCTCTCCGTTCTCATGCTGGGGCTTGCGGCCAATTGGCATGCGGCCGCATGGCTCGCCTTTACCATCTTCTTTTATGCGGTGATTTACACCATATGGCTCAAGCGCGTGACGCCACAAAATATTGTGATCGGTGGTGCGGCTGGAGCCTTCCCGCCGCTGATTGGGTGGGTTTCAGCCACGGGCTCTGTCTCCGTCGAGGCGGTCTTGATGTTTGCTTTGATCTTCATGTGGACCCCACCGCATTTCTGGGCGCTCGCCCTTTTCATGCGCTCCGATTACGATGATGCCGATGTGCCCATGCTCACGGTTACCCACGGGCGTCCGGCAACCCGGCGTCACATTCTCGCCTATGCGGTGCTGCAAGCGGCCCTGGCAATTGGCTTGGCCTTCACCTCGATTGGGGGCGTGATATATCTGATTGTGGCGTTGATCTGCAATGTGATCGTGCTGAAAGATGCTGTCCACATTTGGCGGCGTGATGAGCTGGCGTCCGAGGCGGATAATTTCAAGGTAGAGCGGGCCTTCTTTAAGTTTTCGCTGCTCTATCTCTTCGTGCATTTCCTTGCGATTTTGGCAGAGGCGCTTTTGGCGCCCTATGGGTTGGGAGGCTGGTCATGA